In Juglans microcarpa x Juglans regia isolate MS1-56 chromosome 4S, Jm3101_v1.0, whole genome shotgun sequence, a single window of DNA contains:
- the LOC121263258 gene encoding MYB-like transcription factor EOBII, translated as MGRSPRISSEDGLTKGAWSALEDEILVDYVKTHGEGKWSNLAKQTGLKRCGKSCRLRWMNYLRPGIKRGNISEDEEELIIRLHKLLGNRWSLIAGRLPGRTDNEIKNYWNSYIAKKARDQFPSTRSVEITDKKPDIRVDLQGGAALSCGVGPQLQQGKEDVIQLNPDMKNAALTGPFSGAGLTKPKLEPSKSRAGPLSSTSGEIEITPTNFIMDFSSEEFCNVLDSDFAKLSDVNINELKNAIEGDSGGTLLNSPLSQEITGTINGGFGSSSSTAEGDQPDNNYNMVSAADLFQPLFLDSNDGWQLWDDIDILFSD; from the exons ATGGGTAGAAGTCCTCGAATCAGTTCGGAGGATGGACTAACCAAAGGAGCATGGTCTGCTCTGGAAGATGAAATCCTCGTAGATTATGTCAAAACCCATGGAGAAGGAAAATGGAGTAACCTTGCCAAACAAACAG GGCTCAAGAGATGTGGAAAGAGTTGCAGACTTCGTTGGATGAATTATCTTAGACCAGGCATAAAGAGAGGGAACAtttcagaagatgaagaagaactAATCATTAGGCTGCACAAGCTCTTAGGCAACAG ATGGTCTCTGATTGCAGGGAGGCTACCAGGAAGAACAGACAACGAAATCAAGAATTACTGGAACTCCTATATAGCCAAGAAGGCCAGAGATCAGTTCCCATCAACAAGGTCTGTTGAGATTACTGACAAAAAGCCAGACATTAGGGTTGATCTTCAGGGTGGGGCGGCGCTGTCCTGTGGTGTCGGTCCGCAGCTGCAGCAAGGGAAGGAAGACGTCATTCAATTAAATCCAGACATGAAGAACGCCGCATTAACAGGACCTTTCTCCGGAGCCGGCTTAACCAAACCCAAGCTAGAACCATCAAAATCAAGAGCCGGGCCGCTGTCATCAACGTCCGGGGAAATAGAAATCACGCCGACAAACTTCATTATGGACTTTAGTTCGGAGGAGTTTTGCAACGTGCTTGATTCCGATTTCGCGAAGCTCAGTGACGTAAATATAAACGAGCTGAAAAACGCGATCGAAGGCGATAGCGGCGGCACTCTTCTTAATTCTCCATTATCGCAAGAAATTACGGGAACAATTAATGGCGGCTTTGGTAGTAGTAGCAGTACTGCTGAAGGCGACCAACctgataataattataatatggtTTCTGCTGCAGATTTATTCCAGCCATTGTTTCTAGATTCAAATGATGGTTGGCAGCTTTGGGATGATATAGACATTTTGTTCTCCGACTAG
- the LOC121262702 gene encoding MYB-like transcription factor EOBII, with product MGRSPRISSEDGLTKGAWSALEDEILVDYVETHGEGKWSNLAKQTGLKRCGKSCRLRWMNYLRPGIKRGNISEDEEELIIRLHKLLGNRWSLIAGRLPGRTDNEIKNYWNSYIAKKARDQFPSTRSVEITDKKPDIRVDLQGGAALSCGVGPQLQQGKEDVIQLNPDMKNAALTGPFSGAGLTKPKLEPSKSRAGPLSSTSGEIEITPTNFIMDFSSEEFCNVLDSDFAKLSDVNINELKNAIEGDSGGTLLNPPLSQEITGTINGGFGSSSSTAEGDQPDNNYNMVSSADLFQPLFLDSNDGWQLGDDIDILFSDWLKLLTPKF from the exons ATGGGCAGAAGTCCTCGAATCAGTTCGGAGGATGGACTAACCAAAGGAGCATGGTCTGCTCTGGAAGACGAAATCCTCGTAGATTATGTCGAAACCCATGGAGAAGGAAAATGGAGTAACCTTGCCAAACAAACAG GGCTCAAGAGATGTGGAAAGAGTTGCAGACTTCGTTGGATGAATTATCTTAGACCAGGCATAAAGAGAGGGAACAtttcagaagatgaagaagaactAATCATTAGGCTGCACAAGCTCTTGGGCAACAG ATGGTCTCTGATTGCAGGGAGGCTACCAGGAAGAACAGACAACGAAATCAAGAATTACTGGAACTCCTATATAGCCAAGAAGGCCAGAGATCAGTTCCCATCAACAAGGTCTGTTGAGATTACTGACAAAAAGCCAGACATTAGGGTTGATCTTCAGGGTGGGGCGGCGCTGTCCTGTGGTGTCGGTCCGCAGCTGCAGCAAGGGAAGGAAGACGTCATTCAATTAAATCCAGACATGAAGAACGCCGCATTAACAGGACCTTTCTCCGGAGCCGGCTTAACCAAACCCAAGCTAGAACCATCAAAATCAAGAGCCGGGCCGCTGTCATCAACGTCCGGGGAAATAGAAATCACGCCGACAAACTTCATTATGGACTTTAGTTCGGAGGAGTTTTGCAACGTGCTTGATTCCGATTTCGCGAAGCTCAGTGACGTTAATATAAACGAGCTGAAAAACGCGATCGAAGGCGATAGCGGCGGCACTCTTCTTAATCCTCCATTATCGCAAGAAATTACGGGAACAATTAATGGCGGCTTTGGTAGTAGTAGCAGTACTGCTGAAGGCGACCAACctgataataattataatatggtTTCTTCTGCAGATTTATTCCAGCCATTGTTTCTAGATTCAAATGATGGCTGGCAGCTTGGGGATGATATAGACATTTTGTTCTCCGACTGGCTAAAGTTGCTTACACctaaattttga